The sequence CGGTAAGACTTCTTTTCTTCAGCACTATCCTCGTTGTCATCTTTCTTCCGACGGTACACAGGATCATCGCCAACCTCCGTGTCAGACTCTGCCAACTTCTTAGAATTTCTGTCAGATTTGCTATTGTAGCTTCCTGGAAGATTATTGATGGCGTCTGAAAGAGCTTTCAGATCGTTCGAAGCCAGCACATCTTCCATGGCATTCCTTCTGATTGGAGATCCTATGTAGTGAATGGAAGGAGTAGCGAAAACTTCTTCGGGACCATCAACAGAATACTCATCATCATTCAAATTAAACAGTTGAATGCCGTCGTGGATGATGAGCGAATCAACAAAAGTTCCTTTTGAGATGAATAACAATTGCTCCTGCTCGAAGTTACTTGGAAGCTCAGAAGTCGCGAAAGTACATCGAAAGTCATTATTGCCAAGGGATTCAACTACTCCGGTGAGGTTCTGCAAATAAATTCCGAAATAATAACAGTGAAAAGATTTACAGTTATATATAGTTATACTTGATATCTAAAAAGGATATCTACTGACCTGTTCGGTAACAAGGACAGTCCCTCCGAGCTCAGCGTGCGCACGTAGGCGTTGTCCCTGATGTGGAAGGCAGACCAAGTATTCAATGATCTCGTCTGGACGTCTATTAACTGCAAATGCTGCATAACCATTCATATCGGTAAAATTGCGAATGTAGAGGTGCAGATTGTGGTCAGTGTCAAATTGAAACAGCGAGTTGCATCCGGCGTTTGGACTGCAACCGTACGGCTCCCCGAAGCATGAGTTCTCTCTTGAACAGTCAATGCTGACAGCAGCAGAGACCATCATCGGCAGAGCCATGAGCAGGAAGCGATAAAAGGCCATTACCTGAAAATCAGCAAAGTTTTAACTATATTACAATTTATCAAGATATATGGAAAAATATAGAAGGAACACACCACAttagaaataataataaacatttttcaatttcgtatAATGTATatattaataaattgaaacaaaagaaaaataaaacacctccaccaccaccacgaCAAGAGCGAGCACACCGCTCACCAACCTACACCAATAAAAATGGGGAGAATGACTGGAGGGCGACTGTCTGTTGCCGACCAGTGGTTGTTTTGTTTGTGTCCACTTTTTTACCCCGCTACTGGGTGTagatcaaaacattttcgcCAAGGAGAAGAAAGAGGAGAGACATAACCATCAGAGATATGTGACTAAATTGCCAAGTTTGCAGTTGGACGAGCTCAGAATACATTAACATTTGCCGCAGAAGCAACAAATCGGTTAAAATCTAATTGAAACAAGTACAATGTCGgtcaatattcaaaaaataaaaatgagcaaaaaatgcTAAAGGGgtgtatcaaaaaatgaaaaatttgggatCGACAAAAATGAGCCGAAGCGCTACAGGAGTgtagcaaaaataaaaaaaatatatggagCTTGTCAAGTTTGTTATTCTTGgtagaaattgagaaaatagttttgtcaaatttccCGAGTTTTTTGAGGATTTGTCGCACAGTCCAGACAGGCACAAAATACCTAATATAGTTGAGCATTGGCGAAAATCTTATACAGGAAACCAGTAGacaaaatcatttaaaataacgactttcaaatgtattttacTTATgtgtttagtttttaaatatgcccatttaaaatatttccaaaattatcaaGGAATGGAGGACACATTTATAGTCATTCTCTTTGTTTgtatcaaatttgaattgttaaaaattgtttgatgttttacttgttatttttgaagaacttACTTCAAGCTTTCATTCCGCCACCATATACTAACTATAACTACTAACTATACCAATAAGCCACTCTTGTAAATTGTAATATCATTTCCTCATTCCCACCTGTTCCCCCTTGCATTCATATTCCGAATcccatattttttctattacttATTCTATCACATACTGTTGAAATATccagtgaaaaataaatagattttgaacttcttttgtaaattgataaaacattaTTCGAGTTATGAGACTATTCTATTTTGAATTGCAAATAAACGGATAACGATTATTAATGAATCTATTCAGGGAAAAACAATAATCATCTCAAGTAAATAAAGCGATTGGCTGATTCTTAATTGAAAAGTCTCATGCGTTCTCGAGCGGCTCTTGCTCTGTTCCATCTCGGCAGTTTGTGAAGAAGCTCTTTGTTGTCATTTGTAGTTGGAGGAGCATTCCCAGAGTTGGATGAAAACTCAAACTGTTCCAAACTGATGTCACGAAATTGCTGCAGAATCAGCTCATGATCAATCTGAAATAGTGCAttatttttaatggttttctTATTGatttaatttagaaacatACCATGAAACGGTTGCCATGTTTCTTTTGATGTTTGGACTTGGTTCCGACTTTCCGAGTTTTGCGCTGGAATACAATACTCGAAGCGTCTGCCATCTCAGAGAGCACGCTTCTCTTATCAACAGCAACCTTGCGTGAGACGTGTGGCATAGCCATCGGCATAGCTTTTTCAGGCATCAATACCTTCTTATCCTGAAATAATTCAACAATAAATAATATCCGCTTAGGAAAATGTTATAGGTTTCCTATAACTTCCTTGTTCATTTAATTTAGAAACTAACCTTGGACCAGTCGTCATGTTTCTCAAAAGTTGAACACTTGTTCTTCTCATCAACAGCAACTTTTCCCAAAGCTCGAGGTTCCTGCTTTGACGCGGATCTTTCGAAATCCAACCTCGCAACCtcctaaaataataaaacaattagaTTAGATCTAAATGTGTTCGTCACTCTTTAGAATGAAAGAATTAAACACATACCTCTGCAGTAAGAGGGATAGTGAACGTGGCTCTGTGCGAAAGTCCATACTGTTCACATACATCATCAGTGGTGGTGAATTCGAAAACTCCTGGAGCCACTTGTTTGCACTCCAGCAAATGCAAAGGAAGCGAAACGGTTATCTCGGTTTCCTTGATTCCAAAAGCTTCCATTCTGGCAGCGCGGTCCCACATTATTACCcgtctgaaaacaaaattaagaaCTGTTGGCAGCAGTTTAGAAAACCAGAAATATGATTTCGAAGGAAACAATCAGATAAAGTTCAAAACAACCGAGAATATGATAAAAACCGTATGTGTATTGTTAATTTgagcaatttgcaaaaaaaaattaagaatgcaaaaaaagtgGTATCTAAGATTCAAGCAAGGCATGCAAAATGGATAAGAAACTAGGTGTGTTAGCAGTGTAAATGGTGAGTAATTGGGGTGATAGTGAGGTGGGGAGAGTGATACATTatacattttctaaaatttgatattgGTACTTAAGACATGTTAGTActtaaaacatgaaaaccaAAATGAGAGCAATTGCAACAAGATCACAAACAATGTGCTTCCTTTTATCCAATCTACTTCCAGAATTGTCCAGGTCAGACCAGTCCTCATCGTTTTCCTCTGTATCAAACAACTCATCCTCATCGGAATCCTTCTTGTTTTTCCGCCCTCTCTGTGTCTTCCGTGGCTTGGACTCATCTTCATCATCGATGCGACTACGACGGTTAGTTTTACGAGGCTTCTGGAAAAAGGAAGTTATATTTCATAGATTTCTCATAGGTTATGAAACTTACAAAACTATTGTCTTCCTCATAATCCTCATCATCCTCATAATCATCTTCCTCTCGGTTTCTATGAGCTGAGCGACCTCCATAAGGTTTTCTGCGGGGTTTGAAGTTATCTTCATCGTCGAGAATGTCATCATCATCGTTGCGACTGCGACGGTTGGTTTTACGagtcttctgaaaaataaacattttttatcaattcctTGCTTGTTGTTAAACTTACACTTTCCTCCTCTTCATAATCCTCATTCTCATCGTCCGATTCACCTTCCTCACGATGCTTACGAGTTGAGCGACCTCTAGCGTTGTTGCTGTGACGACGTCTTGGCCGGGACTCCATCTCCTCACGATCTTCGTCCTCGTACTCGTATTCCGGGTATTGGCGGCGGCGCGAGTGAGAATCGCGAGTTTTCGATCCAGATTGAGCCAACGTCTCTAGATCTCTGTCTGTCTTGCTCTTGGGGCTCTTGGGCAAGTTACTGATCGCTTCTGAAAGTGAGTCCTTTTCATCTGAAGTCAGCACGTCTTCCATGGAACTCCCTCCGACTTGAGAACCAATGTGATAAATCGATGGAGTCAATGGAACTTCAGCAGAAACAATATCAAATTGAGCATCGTCCTCCAAATTGAACAGTTGAATGCCGTCGTGGACGAAGAACGATTCAACAAAAGTTCCCTTTGACACAAAGAATAATTGCTCTTGTTGGAACTTGGTTGGGAGTTCGGAAGCCGGGAAAGTACAACGAAAGTCAGTTTTGCCAAGATATTCCACATCACCAGagattctctgaaaataaaattattggtgacacaaaatcaataaagaaCATTCAGAGAATTGTTTCTCAAACTCGGCTGATCTGCAGTAATCTCTACTAACCTTTTCGGAAATAAGCACTCTTCCTCCGAAGTCGGCATGAGCGCGAAGAAGTTGTCGTTGGTATGGAAGAATCACAAAGTATTCAATCGTCTCGTCTGAACTTCTGTTGACTGCAAATGCTGCGTAGCCACTCATATCGGTGAAATTGCGGATGTAGAAATGCAGATTGTGGTCAGTGTCGAAGTGGAAGAGCGAGTTGCATCCGGCGTTTGGACTGCAACCGTACGGCTCCCCGAAGCATGAGTTCTCTCTTGAACAGTCAATGCTGACAGCAGCAGAGACCAACATCGGCAGAGCCATGAGCAGGAAGCGATGAAAGGCCATCATTACCTGAAAATCACATTGGAACTGTTttataatttatgaaaatcttAGAAATAATAAGGAATAAACATTGACAACACCaaaggaaaaatgaacaatgtgtttcaaattcgaattataaaaataaaattaaaaaacttgaaaaaaatgtagaaaataaaaaaaaatcaaatggtTGAAATGGAAGAATACCACTCACCAACCTGCACCAAGAAAAAGAGTGAGACTGACCGGCGAGCGGTCGTCTCTGCCAAGCCAGTGGTTGTTTTGTTGGTGTCCTCATGTTCGTCCCGCTCGCGCGTGTAGATCAAAACATTTGGGTCGAAAATAACAAAAGGGAGACATAGGAACCAAAGGTGCGCGAAGAATTCGCCAAATTTGGCGTTAGATTAACTCTGTGAATGGTGAAATTTGCAgctaatacaaaaaaaaacagccctATATTGtgagaattggaaattttaatcttttaCAAGTTTAAAACAGTTTCTTCGACTACACTTCTTCTCACTCTTCAcaacatgtttttttattatgtttgGAAGATATATGTCTGCATCAAATTCGCGATTTAAGTTcaggttttttaaagtttttcgaaattggtTCAAGATgtccgaaaatttttactatttaGGCAATTATTCTTGCGTTTTTCATCTTCAGTAGTTTTAGATCAGGGCTgtcacgaaaaaaaagtttcagcaaaaacaTCTTCTCTTTTTGTGTGTCATGTACAATTCCTGTCGAtaggaattaaaatttccttacctattactgaaaaatagacGTTGACCAGATGAATATCTTAGACGATGCCTTCCCTCTAAACGCTAtaaaaattcttggaaaatttttgagatgaatttttggtttttttttgtgattttttaattttacttttagcttttttgttttttttataaaaaaaagagaggtCTGGAGTGTGCGTTCTTTTCAATTTGGGCTAAAGGGTGTACATACTTTTTTCCGCTTGGGATAACACTGTTGTTGAACTGTTTCTAAATGTGTTGGTTCTGTCATTTTAtaatcaaaaagtcaaaaaacgTTGCTTTCTcatgacaaaaaatgaactAATTACTTCTACATGGAtacattgtaatttttgactttACATTTTGCgcaattttcagttcattaTTTTTACCTACATTCTATTTAATGATTTCGGCGGAAGACTATATTTTTCTGAGTTCTATTTTTTATCCTGTATCTTCCACGCTAGCGGTGtctgtgcaattttttttattataccTGATTGTCAAGCACTCCCCTAAACACTTGAATTTTCTTCGAGCCACTTTAGCTCTAACatctgtttttcaaattattcttaTAATCGTAACGTATTTTACACAAGTTCGGTATCAGACTACTAAAACTCCAATCGAGATTTGGACTTATGGCTACTGCAGATTTTTTGAGCCATGGATATGCAATTGCTTTTACCAAATTATGCAGGTTAGGCTTGAACAgaagaacattaaaaaaaaaaaattaaaaaaaaaatttttttaaccgaaaatgTATATTTAGTTGAGCGTGTTGGCAAGTCATCTTACAATTTACGGAACTTTTTTCCTCAAGTACAGAATGGTCACAAAACTACAGATGAGCCAagttgaaattatgaaaacgtATGTTGTGTTCTATTTTCCTCTCATTTTATCCACAGtgagttttgttgaaaaattgacatgtTAAAAAAAGATATTGTAAGATATTTGTCgtaatcattttcaaaactcaagtGTGGACGGTACAAGCGGAAGAAGAACTCCGCGTTGTGAACATTGATGGGAACAATAGTAGAATGTATCTAATCTTTGCAATCTTGAACTACTCACACTGGCCAAATACGTCAAATCTCGTGATTTACGGTGCATGCTTATTGGCTTCTCCCGTCATTTGCTTTTTCTACAGGAAGTGAGTTTTGTAGAAAGTATGATATTCGAATTGTTAGATTATCTTAGGAATACTCTGAAACATATCAAAAACCAAGCTGGAAATATGTCTATTGCTTGTCAGGAACAGTACAGAAGCTTCATATTGGTATCAGAACAGTTATTGCAGATATTTCTCATTTAATTCAAGTTTCAGGGTCTCACTATTCAATGCATTCTTCCTTGCGTTATTTTTATTCCACTAGAATTTTTGTATTACTACTGTATCATCACCAAAAACGAGCTTTTGTTTGTGGAGTTCTTTTTTCCAGTTATAGTTGAACTACCGGCCATGATTGACCCTTTtatatcaatttattttgtgaCACCATACAGAAAGTTGATTATCAAATGGGtgcgaaaaagaaaaactctgCATAGAACTGATACTTTctaatgcaattttttattatgattgaacacatataaatttttatagattttgcATGTGTTTTTACCTTGAATTGAGATGTTTGATAAAAACAATAcgttttaaaacgttttaatATGTACAGTTCAAAAGCTgtgcaaataaaatttcgacTGCATAACTGTTTTGGGAAGCTacatcttttgaaaataacgaCCAGCTTATTACATATCTGCCTCATTGGCTCAGTGGCAGAGCGTCTGTCTAGTAAACAGAAGGTCGCTGGTTCGATTCCAGCATGAGGCACCGAAGTTTTTTTGTCGGACTCATTATTCTTAATTAAATCTATATTGctgttatttttctatttttaataaaccttaaaagtttatttgaaTTGCACTAACGCTCTTCATCTTTTATTGAATTAAACTTTTGCattgattcaaatttattattatctCGTAAACGCATTTGTAGTTCTTGTCTCCTCTCGTTCTTTTTTCACCCATctcatcaattttcttctgaaCGGAGTTacgaaataaattgaaataatcgGATCCACCAATGTTGGCAACGCTGGAatcaaaaccagaaaaaacTCCAAGAACAAGATTTCCTCCCCAGTTAATAAGCAGTAGTAGTAAAGGGTGTAAATTGGAATGTAGAATACATAGGGAAGCACGCACTGAATGGTGAGACCCTGGAAGATAACTACAATGTATGAAAGCTGATGACAGTCTTACCATAACAAAACTTTTGTAAAGTTGTTGTCGAGGAGCCGACATGTTTTCCATTTGATGGTAGATTTGACGTAGGGTTCTTCTGCAATTTGACGATGTTATGCTTTGTTTATTTACGTTTCCAAAACtgcgaaaatggaaaaaataaccatttgtaatttaaaacaaCTGCTACTCCTTCTCCTATTTGGTAGTACTTT comes from Caenorhabditis elegans chromosome X and encodes:
- the R04D3.3 gene encoding uncharacterized protein (Confirmed by transcript evidence) translates to MAFHRFLLMALPMLVSAAVSIDCSRENSCFGEPYGCSPNAGCNSLFHFDTDHNLHFYIRNFTDMSGYAAFAVNRSSDETIEYFVILPYQRQLLRAHADFGGRVLISEKRISGDVEYLGKTDFRCTFPASELPTKFQQEQLFFVSKGTFVESFFVHDGIQLFNLEDDAQFDIVSAEVPLTPSIYHIGSQVGGSSMEDVLTSDEKDSLSEAISNLPKSPKSKTDRDLETLAQSGSKTRDSHSRRRQYPEYEYEDEDREEMESRPRRRHSNNARGRSTRKHREEGESDDENEDYEEEESKTRKTNRRSRNDDDDILDDEDNFKPRRKPYGGRSAHRNREEDDYEDDEDYEEDNSFKPRKTNRRSRIDDEDESKPRKTQRGRKNKKDSDEDELFDTEENDEDWSDLDNSGSRLDKRKHIVCDLVAIALILVFMF
- the R04D3.4 gene encoding UBX domain-containing protein (Confirmed by transcript evidence), giving the protein MWDRAARMEAFGIKETEITVSLPLHLLECKQVAPGVFEFTTTDDVCEQYGLSHRATFTIPLTAEEVARLDFERSASKQEPRALGKVAVDEKNKCSTFEKHDDWSKDKKVLMPEKAMPMAMPHVSRKVAVDKRSVLSEMADASSIVFQRKTRKVGTKSKHQKKHGNRFMIDHELILQQFRDISLEQFEFSSNSGNAPPTTNDNKELLHKLPRWNRARAARERMRLFN
- the srd-38 gene encoding Serpentine Receptor, class D (Delta) (Predicted), which gives rise to MISAEDYIFLSSIFYPVSSTLAVSVQFFLLYLIVKHSPKHLNFLRATLALTSVFQIILIIVTYFTQVRYQTTKTPIEIWTYGYCRFFEPWICNCFYQIMQLSVLASHLTIYGTFFLKYRMVTKLQMSQVEIMKTYVVFYFPLILSTIFVVIIFKTQVWTVQAEEELRVVNIDGNNSRMYLIFAILNYSHWPNTSNLVIYGACLLASPVICFFYRKNTLKHIKNQAGNMSIACQEQYRSFILGLTIQCILPCVIFIPLEFLYYYCIITKNELLFVEFFFPVIVELPAMIDPFISIYFVTPYRKLIIKWVRKRKTLHRTDTF
- the R04D3.2 gene encoding uncharacterized protein (Confirmed by transcript evidence); translation: MAFYRFLLMALPMMVSAAVSIDCSRENSCFGEPYGCSPNAGCNSLFQFDTDHNLHLYIRNFTDMNGYAAFAVNRRPDEIIEYLVCLPHQGQRLRAHAELGGTVLVTEQNLTGVVESLGNNDFRCTFATSELPSNFEQEQLLFISKGTFVDSLIIHDGIQLFNLNDDEYSVDGPEEVFATPSIHYIGSPIRRNAMEDVLASNDLKALSDAINNLPGSYNSKSDRNSKKLAESDTEVGDDPVYRRKKDDNEDSAEEKKSYRRGTPKGRQEEPENDYEDEEREEKESRQKSRRSNNSRSHSTREHFQEDESDNENEDNEEDESKPRMTNRRSRNEDEDDFFDDEDDSKPQRNPKARRGNEKNFDNADSYDEVENDDDYDNLDNSGNGVDERKRIVRHMIAIFFPFVLMF